In Sphingomonas sp. BGYR3, the genomic stretch GTCAAAGGCAACGGTTTCGGTTTCGGAACGGTCGGTCATGTCGAATGCGCCTTTCGCAGCGGAACGGGTGGGGACGGGGTTCAGATGGGATAATGGCCCGGCTGGGTCTCGATCGTGATCCAGCGCAGTTCGGTGAAGGCATCGATGCCCGCGCGGCCGCCGAACCGGCCGTAACCGGACGCCTTGACCCCGCCGAACGGCATCTGCGCCTCGTCATGCACGGTCGGGCCGTTGACGTGGCAGATGCCCGATTTGATCTGCCGCGCAACACGCAGGCCGCGTGCCGCGTCCCGCGTGAACACGGCTGCGGACAGGCCATATTCGGTATCGTTGGCCAGCCGGATCGCCTCCGCCTCGTCTGCCGCGCGGATGATGCCGACCACGGGGCCGAAACTTTCGTCGCGGAACAGCTTCATCGCTGGGGTCACCCCGTCAATGACATGGGCGGGCATCAGCACGCCGTCCGCCGCGCCGCCGTTCAGCTGCCGTGCCCCCGCCGCCAGCGCATCGTCGATCAGCGCGCGGACATGATCGACCGTCTTCTGGTCAACCACCGCGCCCAGCGGCGTCTTGCCCTCGCGCGGGTCGCCGACGGGCATCGTCGCCACCTTGGCCGCCAGCTTGTCGGCAAAGGCATCGGCAACCGCATCGACCACGATGATCCGTTCGGTCGACATGCAGATCTGGCCCTGGTTCATGAACGCGCCGAACGCCGCCGCCTTGACCGCCTCGTCCAGATCGGCGTCCTCCAGCACGATCAGCGGCGCCTTGCCGCCCAGTTCCAGCAGCGCGGGCTTCAGATTGTCGGCGCAGCGCCGGGCGATGATCCGCCCCACCGCCGTCGATCCGGTAAAGTTCACGCGGCGCACGGCCGGGTGATCGATCATCGCGCCAACGACCTCGCCCGCATCGGCCGGCGCATTGGTGACCAGGTTGACGACCCCATCGCCCAGTCCCGCCTCGGCAAAGGCATCAATGATCAGCGCGTGGGTGCGCGGGCATTGCTCCGACGCCTTCAGCACCACGGTGTTGCCGCAGGCCAGCGGCACTGCGATGGCGCGCGTGCCCAGGATGATCGGCGCATTCCACGGCGCGATGCCCAGCACGACGCCGGCCGGTTCGCGCAGGGCCATGGCGATGCAGCCCGGCTTGTCGGACGGG encodes the following:
- a CDS encoding aldehyde dehydrogenase; its protein translation is MPASSVPLFIGGTTRTTGSQFDRINPVTGRVATTAAAASPEEAAEACDAAAAALPAWSALGPNARRAKLMAAAAAMDARAADFVDAMMTEIGATEGWARFNLMLAVGMVREAAALTTQISGEVIPSDKPGCIAMALREPAGVVLGIAPWNAPIILGTRAIAVPLACGNTVVLKASEQCPRTHALIIDAFAEAGLGDGVVNLVTNAPADAGEVVGAMIDHPAVRRVNFTGSTAVGRIIARRCADNLKPALLELGGKAPLIVLEDADLDEAVKAAAFGAFMNQGQICMSTERIIVVDAVADAFADKLAAKVATMPVGDPREGKTPLGAVVDQKTVDHVRALIDDALAAGARQLNGGAADGVLMPAHVIDGVTPAMKLFRDESFGPVVGIIRAADEAEAIRLANDTEYGLSAAVFTRDAARGLRVARQIKSGICHVNGPTVHDEAQMPFGGVKASGYGRFGGRAGIDAFTELRWITIETQPGHYPI